The Blattabacterium cuenoti genomic sequence TAATTTCAAAAATAAAACAGCCTTACTAAGGACAGATTTTAATGTTCCTGTAAATAAATATCATAAAATAACAGATGATACCCGTATTCAATATAGTATTCCAACTATTCAAAAAATCATATCTGAAAAAGGAAAAGTCGTTATTATTTCTCATTTTGGAAGACCAAAAGGATTCCCATCTAAAACTTATTCTTTAAAATTTTTAATTCCTATCTTGTCCAAAATTTTAAAACTTTCTGTAAAATTTTTCGAAAATTGCATAGGAAAAAATGTAGAAAAAAAAGTTAATGAATTAGAAAATGGAGATGTATTATTATTGGAAAACCTCCGTTTTTATAAGGAAGAAGAAGAAGAAAATGAAAATTTTGCATTTGAATTATCAAAATTGGGAGATATTTATGTGAATGATGCTTTTGGAGCTTCTCATCGATCACATACTTCTATTACTGTTCTCCCAAAATTATTTCAGGAGAAAAAATGCATAGGATTTCTTATGCAAAAAGAAATTCAATTTTTGAATAAATTTTTTCTTTCAAAAAAAGAGAACAGACCTATCACAATTTTATTAGGAGGAGCAAAAATTTCTTCTAAAATAGAAATTATTGAAAATATCATAAATTTTGCCGATCATATATTAATAGGAGGTGGAATGTCTTATCCTTTTATTTTAAAAAAAGGAGGAAGAATAGGTAATTCTCTTATAGAAAAAGAAAAAAATAAAATGATTAAAATTGAAAAAATTTTAACCAAAATTATTAATAAATGTCAAAAAAAAAACATTTTACATCTTCCAAAAGATGTTATTATAACTAATTCATTTAATAATACAAAAACTACTAAAATATCTTCTATTTATTCTATTCCAGATGGATGGACTGGGTTAGATATAGGGCCATCTTCTATAAAATATTTTTGTGATTTTATAGAACAATCAAAAACGATCTTATGGAATGGACCAGTAGGAGTTTTTGAAAATCCAAATTTTTCTTTAGGGACCATTTCTATAGCAGAAAAAATTGCAAAAACAACTGAAAAAGGTGCGTTTTCTTTAGTAGGAGGAGGAGATTCTATTGCGGCTTTAAAAATGGGAGGATATGATAAAAAAATCAGTTATTTATCTACTGGAGGAGGAGCCTTATTAGAAAGCTTGAAAAAAAAAGTTCTTCCTGGTATAAAATCCTTAATATTAAATAATAATTAAGTTTTTCATTATATTTGTTCTATATAAAAAAATAAAGAAAAATTATGTCGTTTAAACTCCCAAAATTATATTATTCATATAGTGATTTTGAACCTTATATAGACAGAAGAACAATGAAAATCCATTATGAGAAACATCATGCATCTTACACCGATAATTTGAATAAATTAATTTCTGGAACAGATATGA encodes the following:
- a CDS encoding phosphoglycerate kinase, encoding MIKNIKTISDFNFKNKTALLRTDFNVPVNKYHKITDDTRIQYSIPTIQKIISEKGKVVIISHFGRPKGFPSKTYSLKFLIPILSKILKLSVKFFENCIGKNVEKKVNELENGDVLLLENLRFYKEEEEENENFAFELSKLGDIYVNDAFGASHRSHTSITVLPKLFQEKKCIGFLMQKEIQFLNKFFLSKKENRPITILLGGAKISSKIEIIENIINFADHILIGGGMSYPFILKKGGRIGNSLIEKEKNKMIKIEKILTKIINKCQKKNILHLPKDVIITNSFNNTKTTKISSIYSIPDGWTGLDIGPSSIKYFCDFIEQSKTILWNGPVGVFENPNFSLGTISIAEKIAKTTEKGAFSLVGGGDSIAALKMGGYDKKISYLSTGGGALLESLKKKVLPGIKSLILNNN